A window of Variovorax paradoxus EPS genomic DNA:
AGCGCACCATCACCTCGTCGAAAGCGATGCCGGCCTGCTTCATGAGCACCCAGGGGCGCATGGACCACGACGAGTAGTTCTTGTTGCCGATGTAGAGCTTGCGCATGAGGGTTCCTTCGGTTCGATTCGGTGAGGGCAAAGCCTTCGATGCTAGCCGCGCGGCGCGCCGCCATTGATGCCGAACGCGGCGCGAATTGATGCCTGTCAGCGGTCGCGGGGCTTGTCGTCCGGCGAGGCGATCACGCGCTGTGCGTCGTCTTTCGCGATGGTGCGCTCGAGCAGGCTCACCAGCCGCGGCACCAGCGACAGCACGGCCAGCGCCAGCAGCGCGCTCAGCAGGGCGGTGGCTTCGCGGCCGAGTCCGCAGGCCATGCCGATGGCCGCAGTCATCCAGAGCCCGGCGGCGGTGGTGAGGCCCTGCACGTGCGATTCGTCCTTGCCCTGCTTGAGGATGGTGCCGGCGCAGAGAAAACCCACGCCCGCCACCAGCCCCTGGATCACCCGGCTCATGTCTGCCGGCACGATGCCGGTCTGCTGCGGGATCAGCACGAACATCGCCGAGCCGATCGCCACCAGCATGTGCGTGCGCACGCCGGCCGCCTTGCCCTGCTGCTCGCGCTCGAAGCCGAGCATGAAGCCGAGCACGCCGGCGAGCGTGAGGCGAACGACGATGCGGGTGAGTTGCGCGACATCCGTCACGTCCGAGAACTCGGACGCGATGGTGTCGAGCACCTCGTCGTGCCAGCTCATGTCAGGGCAGGTCTTTGTTCGGTTCGGGTTCGGCGGCGTCGCGCGGCCCGATGCGGCCCAGCCGCTCCTTCAGCGACTGCGGCCGGCCGCTGATGATCGCCGCGTAGTTGGTGGTGTTGGCCAGTACCTTCTTCACGTAGTCGCGGGTCTCGCTGAAGGGCACGTTCTCGGCCCAGATCGCTGCGTCGAGCACCGGGCCGTTGCGCCAGTTGCGCGGCCGGCCGGGGCCGGCGTTGTAGGCGGCGGCGGCCAGCGCCATCGAACCGTCGAAGTCGTCGAGCGCGAGCTTCAGGTAGTTGGTGCCGATGGTGATGTTGGTCTCGCGGTCGTTGATCTGGCCGGGCGTGAAGTCGGTCATGCCGATCTTGCGGGCCGTCCAGCGCGCGGTGGCGGGCATGACCTGCATGAGGCCCGAGGCGCCGACGCCCGAGCGGGCGTCCATGATGAAGCGGCTTTCCTGGCGGATGAGGCCGTACACGTAGGCCGGATCGAGGCCGATGTCCTGGCTCTTGCGCAGCACGGTGTCGTGGAAGGGCATCGGGAAGCGCTGCTCCACGTCGATGGTGCCCTTGGTGCGTTCGCTGGTGTTGATGCAGCGGTCCCACACCTCGCGCTGGCAGGCGAAGTCGGCCGCGGCGAGCAGGGCGCGGTCGTCCATGCCGCCCTTGTCGTGCAGGTTGGTGGCGTAGTTCCACTCGCGCGTGCCTTCGGAGCGCAGGCCGATCGCGATCGCGTAGAGGCCACGGTTGAGCGCGACGTTGCTGCGCGCCGCCGCCTTTTCCTCGGGCGTGAGCGGTGCGGGGCGGGTGGCCGTGACGACGCGCTGGCCCAGCTCTTCGAGCGCGAGCATTTCATAGAAGCCGCGCGTGCCGGCAATGCTGGTGTAGAGCTCGCGGGCCTGGGCGCGGCGTTCCTCGCTGCGTTCGCTGGCGAGCGCGCGGGCCTTCCAGTAGACCCAGGTGGGATCGAGCTGGGCGGTTTCGCTCATCGCGTTGATGGCGGGCGCCACGTCCTTCCACTGGCCGGCGCGCAGCGCGGCGCGCACGCGCCAGCCGAGCATGTCGTCCGACAGGTCGCTGTTCTTCGTCACGTTGCCGAAATAGCCCACGGCCTGCGGCGAGAGCTTGTTGGCCGAGGCGCGGCCGATGGCGCCCCAGAGCCAGTTGCGCTCCTCGGCCGAGAGCATCGGGCCCCACTTGCTGTCGAGCTGCGAGGCGGCCATGTCGGGGTCGGCAATCGCGACCTTGATGAGCGCGAGCACCACCAGCTCCTTGCGCGACTTGGCCGCGACGAAGGCACGGCCGACGAGGAACTTGGCCGAGCTGGCGTTGAGCTCCTCGAAGAGCGGCAGCGCATCGGGCGCTGCGATGGTGACGGCGCCGCGCGCGGCCTGCGGGCGGTTGGCCTCGATGGCCAGGCGCGCCTTCTTCCACGCGTCGTTGGTTGACATGAGGCGGGCCGCGACCATGCGGTCGGCGGCGGTGAGGCAACCGTCGTCGGCTTCCTTCTGGCTGAACCAGTTGCGGCGCACTTCGTCGGCCTGGGCCTGGGTGGCGGTGCCCGAGCGCAGCGTGTCGACCAGCACCGCGTAGCAGCGCACCTGCGCGTCGTCGCCCATGCGGTAGCCGGCAACGTTGGCCGAGAAGCCGTCCCAGTCGCGGCGCTGGCCAAGCAGCAGCAGCCAGTCGTTGCGGAGACGATCTTCCTGATAAGTGCCGGGGTAGCGAGCGTAGAAGTCCTGCACTTCGTTCGGCGCGGCTTCCTGCAGGCGGGCCTTCAGTTCCCAGTAAGCGGCCCAGGGTTCGAGCGCGTGGCCGCGGGCTTGGGGGAGGAGGGCGGTGAGACGGGCCTTGTCGCCGCGCTGGAAGGCCTGCTTCATCTGCACCAGCACGTCGTCGTTGGTGTTGGTGTTGGTCTGTGCGCTGGCGGGGGGATGAAAGAGCAGTGCAGCGGCAGTCAGTACGAGGGAAAAAGCAACGGCTGGCGTTGCGTTGCGCGGGCGGTTGCGCATGGATGCCAAAATGCTTGGGAACTGCATCGGGGGATTATGGACAAGTCAAAGGGAGCCGACACCTCGGCGACGGCGAGTTTTCTGAAGGATCAGTTGCGCAAGGCATTGATCGAACAACGTCTGGCGATGCCGGACCGGCTGACACGCGCCGACCTGCTGCAGCGCGTCATGCGCATCTGGCTGGTCGGCCGGCCCGACACCGTGATCGGCGCCTATTGGCCGATCAAGGGCGAGTTCGATCCGCTGCCCGCGCTGCACCGCTGGAAGGAAGACGGCGAGCTGATGGAAGAGACGCAGCGCCGCCGCATCGGACTGCCCGTGATCGACAAGGTTCACAAGACCCTCACCTTCCATGCCTGGTATCCGGGCTGCCAGATGGAAGAAGACGCCTACGGCATTCCCAAGCCCAAGGACACCGAGCTGATCGTGCCGACCCTGCTGTTCGTGCCCTGCGTGGGCTACAGCGCCGGCGGCTACCGGCTGGGCTACGGCGGCGGTTTCTACGACCGCACGCTGGCGGCGCTGGAGCCGCGGCCGTTCACGGTGGGTCTGGGCTTCACGCACGGCTTCCTAGAGGACTTCGAACCCGAAGCGCACGACCTGCCGCTCGACGCCATCCTCAACGACAACGGCGTCGTCTGGCCGATGTCTTGAGCCCCCCGGCTTTTCACTTCGTGTAACTCCAGCCCCCAAGGGGGAGGCGCGGCCCGGCGGCGGCCGCATTCCCGATCAATCGATGTCGTCGATGGTGTCCGGATCGGGCACCTCGCCGATGGTCCCGCGCGTGGTGTCGGCCTGCAGCAGCAGCCAGTCCCAGAAGGCCTTGATCTCGGGCCGCAGCGCGTTGCGCGGGCCGGCGATGAGCCAGTAGGACATCGGTGAATCCATGCGGTGCTGCGGCAGCACCTCGACCAGGTCGCCGTTGGCCAGGCTTTCGGCGATCAGCGAGCTGCGCGCCAGCACCACGCCCTGTCCGGTGAGCGCGGCCTGCACCATCTGGTAGGCGTAATTGAAATAGAGCCAGCGCTTGGGCTGCGCGCGCTCCAGGCCATTCACTTCGAACCAGCGCCGCCACGTCAGCCATTCGAGGTGCGTGCGATGCGCATCGCCGGCCTCGATCAGCGTGAAGCGCGTGATGTCTTCCGGCGTCTTGATCGGCGGGCTGCTCTTGATGAGCCAGGGGCTCGCCACCGGCGTGAGGTTTTCGCCGAACAGGCGCACGGCGGTGGGCGGCATGGCCTCGCGGGGGCCGTAGCGCAGGGCGATGTCCACGTCGGCCACCTCGAGGTCCACCGCCACGTCGCTGGCGTCGATGCGGATGTCGATCTCGGGGTTGTCGCGCTGGAAGGCCTCCAGCCGCGGGATCAGCCACATCGAGGCAAACGACGCAAACGTGGTGAGCGACACGCTCTTGCGCCCCGCGCTCTGGCGAATCTGGCGCACCGCCATGTCGATGCGCGGCAGCGACTGCTGCACCGAGAGCAGCAACTGCGCTCCGGCGCTGGTCAGCTCCACCGCCCGCGTGTGGCGCAGGAACAGCGACACGCCCACTTCCTCTTCCAGCGACTGGATCTGGCGGCTGACCGCCGACTGGGTCAGCGCCATTTCCTCGGCCGCGGCGCGGAAATTCAGGTGCCGGGCGACGGCCTCGAAGGCGCGCAGATGGCCGGCGGAGATCGGGCGGGAGCGCAGGTGGGTTTGCGAATGTTGCATGGAGGTGCCTTTGAAAGGCCGGCTGCATCTGCTTGCGCTGTCCCTTCGGGGAACACCGCGGAACCGGCTTTGCCGGGCTGCAGGTGTTGCCCCCGGCGAGGGGGGAGGAGAAGCGACACGAAGTGCGCGAAGCCTGGGGGAGAGCCTTGATTGATGCGAAACCAGCATCAGTAGGCTACTTCGTTTTCATTGGACCCACAACGCCCGGGAAACGATCATTCATTCCCGAACTGCGCCATTGCCTCCGTCCTGTCAATCGCACTTCGGCAAGCCCAAGGAGTTTCATCATGTCCACCGCCGTCTGCACCACCCCATCGCTCGCTTCCCTGTCGATCCCCGCCCGTACCGCTGCCGCCGCCGTGCCCCCGGCCGTACGCCGCGGCGCCTGGCAGATTGCCCCCGGCGAGGCAATGAGCCTGAAGGCGCGTGCGGCCAGCGTCCTGCGCGTCAAGCAGGGCCGGGTATGGATCACGCCCGATGCCACGCTGGCCAATCCCAGCGAAGACCTGGTGCTCGCACCGGGCGAATCGATGACGGTGGCCGCCGGCCAGCGCAT
This region includes:
- a CDS encoding MgtC/SapB family protein, encoding MSWHDEVLDTIASEFSDVTDVAQLTRIVVRLTLAGVLGFMLGFEREQQGKAAGVRTHMLVAIGSAMFVLIPQQTGIVPADMSRVIQGLVAGVGFLCAGTILKQGKDESHVQGLTTAAGLWMTAAIGMACGLGREATALLSALLALAVLSLVPRLVSLLERTIAKDDAQRVIASPDDKPRDR
- a CDS encoding lytic transglycosylase domain-containing protein codes for the protein MQFPSILASMRNRPRNATPAVAFSLVLTAAALLFHPPASAQTNTNTNDDVLVQMKQAFQRGDKARLTALLPQARGHALEPWAAYWELKARLQEAAPNEVQDFYARYPGTYQEDRLRNDWLLLLGQRRDWDGFSANVAGYRMGDDAQVRCYAVLVDTLRSGTATQAQADEVRRNWFSQKEADDGCLTAADRMVAARLMSTNDAWKKARLAIEANRPQAARGAVTIAAPDALPLFEELNASSAKFLVGRAFVAAKSRKELVVLALIKVAIADPDMAASQLDSKWGPMLSAEERNWLWGAIGRASANKLSPQAVGYFGNVTKNSDLSDDMLGWRVRAALRAGQWKDVAPAINAMSETAQLDPTWVYWKARALASERSEERRAQARELYTSIAGTRGFYEMLALEELGQRVVTATRPAPLTPEEKAAARSNVALNRGLYAIAIGLRSEGTREWNYATNLHDKGGMDDRALLAAADFACQREVWDRCINTSERTKGTIDVEQRFPMPFHDTVLRKSQDIGLDPAYVYGLIRQESRFIMDARSGVGASGLMQVMPATARWTARKIGMTDFTPGQINDRETNITIGTNYLKLALDDFDGSMALAAAAYNAGPGRPRNWRNGPVLDAAIWAENVPFSETRDYVKKVLANTTNYAAIISGRPQSLKERLGRIGPRDAAEPEPNKDLP
- a CDS encoding 5-formyltetrahydrofolate cyclo-ligase, which gives rise to MDKSKGADTSATASFLKDQLRKALIEQRLAMPDRLTRADLLQRVMRIWLVGRPDTVIGAYWPIKGEFDPLPALHRWKEDGELMEETQRRRIGLPVIDKVHKTLTFHAWYPGCQMEEDAYGIPKPKDTELIVPTLLFVPCVGYSAGGYRLGYGGGFYDRTLAALEPRPFTVGLGFTHGFLEDFEPEAHDLPLDAILNDNGVVWPMS
- a CDS encoding LysR substrate-binding domain-containing protein is translated as MQHSQTHLRSRPISAGHLRAFEAVARHLNFRAAAEEMALTQSAVSRQIQSLEEEVGVSLFLRHTRAVELTSAGAQLLLSVQQSLPRIDMAVRQIRQSAGRKSVSLTTFASFASMWLIPRLEAFQRDNPEIDIRIDASDVAVDLEVADVDIALRYGPREAMPPTAVRLFGENLTPVASPWLIKSSPPIKTPEDITRFTLIEAGDAHRTHLEWLTWRRWFEVNGLERAQPKRWLYFNYAYQMVQAALTGQGVVLARSSLIAESLANGDLVEVLPQHRMDSPMSYWLIAGPRNALRPEIKAFWDWLLLQADTTRGTIGEVPDPDTIDDID
- a CDS encoding DUF2917 domain-containing protein, with translation MSTAVCTTPSLASLSIPARTAAAAVPPAVRRGAWQIAPGEAMSLKARAASVLRVKQGRVWITPDATLANPSEDLVLAPGESMTVAAGQRIVMEAWDGYGATYTWDQA